Genomic window (Chitinophagales bacterium):
TATTTAGACAGCCATTACATACACCGAAGCAACTGGTTGAGAGCTGCTGTTCTTGGTGCAAATGACGGAATAATTTCTATTTCCAGTCTTGCCATTGGAATTGCGGCTGCAAGTTCGACAAGAGAACCTATTGTATTGGCAACAGTCGCAGGACTTGTTGCGGGTGCTTTATCTATGGCGGCAGGCGAGTATGTTTCGGTAAGTTCGCAAACCGACACTGAAAAGGCAGACATTGAAAGAGAGATTAAGGAACTAAAAGAAATGCCAGAAGAAGAACTTAATATTTTGGCTCAAATCTATGAGAAACGTGGACTAAAAAAAGAAACCGCAAGACAAGTGGCAATTGAATTGACAGAAAAAGACGCTTTGGCAACACACATTAGAGATGAATTAGGCATCAACGAAATAAGTCAAGCAAATCCAATACAAGCGGCTTTAGCATCAGGAGCATCTTTTACAGTTGGTGGCGTATTGCCGCTTTTAGTTGTTCTTTTTGCACCAGTGAAAGGAATGGAATATTGGT
Coding sequences:
- a CDS encoding VIT family protein, which translates into the protein MDNYLDSHYIHRSNWLRAAVLGANDGIISISSLAIGIAAASSTREPIVLATVAGLVAGALSMAAGEYVSVSSQTDTEKADIEREIKELKEMPEEELNILAQIYEKRGLKKETARQVAIELTEKDALATHIRDELGINEISQANPIQAALASGASFTVGGVLPLLVVLFAPVKGMEYWLYGFTIIFLVILGATSAKTGGSSIKKAILRITIWGTIAMVLSALVGYLFGVNI